TTCAGTCCGCGCTCTACACGCTGACGCCCTTCTATCTGATCGCCATCGCCCTCTTCCTCTGGCTTGCCCGGCTGCTGCGTAGCCGCGAAGCCCAGTCCTTACAGGTGTCCGCATGAAACTGCTTCTGGGTACCGCGCTGGCGGCCGCGCTCGTCCTGCCCGATCCGGCGATGGCGCAGGCGCCGGTGGTGACCGCGCCCGCTGGCACGTTGCGCGGCGCGGCGGTGGACGGGGTCAACAGCTTCAAGGGCATTCCCTACGCCCTGCCGCCGGTCGGTCGCCGCCGCTGGCGCGCGCCGGTGGCGATGCCGGCGTGGAAGGGCGAGCGCGACGCGACCCGGTTCGGCGCGGCGTGCATCCAGCCGCAGGCGCGGGGCACCGGCATCTACAATGAAGTGCTGCCCGCGATGAGCGAGGACTGCCTGTCGCTCAACATCTGGACACCGGCGAACGCGGCCAGGGCGCCGGTGTTCGTGTGGATCCACGGCGGCGCGCTCGCCACCGGGGCGAGCAGCCTGTCGATGTATGACGGCGCGGCGCTGGCGAAGCGCGGCGTGATCGTGGTATCGATCAACTACCGGCTGGGGGTGCTCGGCTATCTGGCGCATCCCGAGCTGAGCAAGGAATCGGGGCAGGATGTTTCGGGCAATTACGGCCTGCTCGATCAGGTCGCGGCGCTCGAATGGGTGAAGAAGAATATCGGCGCGTTCGGCGGCGATGCGGGCAACGTCACCGTCGCAGGCGAATCCGCGGGCGCGCTGAGCGTGATGTATCTGCTGGCGTCGCCCCGCGCGAAAGGGTTGTTTGCGAAGGCGATCGCCCAGAGCGCATACATGATCTCTACCCCGCAACTGCGAACTTCGCCGCATGGCGACGTGCCCGCCGAGGGCGTCGGCTATTGGTTGATGGGCAAGCTGGGCGCGGAGAATATCGCCGCGATGCGCGGGATCGATGCCGAAGCGCTGACCGCCGCTGCCGTTGCCGCAGGCTATTCGCCCTGGGGCACGGTCGACGGGAAGATCCTCCCGCGCCAGCTGGTCGACACGTTCGATCGCGGCGAGCAGGCGAAGGTGCCGCTGCTGACCGGGTTCAACAGCGGCGAGATCCGTTCGCTGCGCATCCTGATGCCGCCGGTGCCCGCCGATGCCGCGACCTATGAGAAGGCGATCCGCGATCGCTACGGCGATCTGGCCGAGGATTTCCTGAAGCTCTATCCGTCGGCCAACCTGACCGAGAGCATGCTGGCGACCCCGCGCGACGCGCTGTACGGCTGGACCTCCGAGCGGATGGTGCGGAAGCAGGCGGCGGCCGGGGTGCCCTCCTACCTCTATTATTTCGATCACGGCTATCCGGCGGCGGACAGCGCGGGGCTGCACGGCTTCCACGCCAGCGAGATCCCATACATGTTCGGAACGCTCGATCGCACGCCGCAATATTGGCCAAAGGTGCCCGACACGGCCGCCGAGCGGCAATTGTCCGACGCGATGGTCGATTACTGGACCTCGTTCGCGAAGACCGGCGTGCCGGCCGCGGCGGGGCAATCGGCCTGGCCTGCCTATGGCGAGACCCGCGCTTACATGTATTTCGCCGGCGCACCGCGCGCCGCGACCCACCTGCTTCCCGGGATGTACGAGTTGAGTGAAAAGGTAATGTGCCGCCGCCGTGCGAAGGGCGGCATTGCGTGGAACTGGAATTTCGGCGTGATCGCGCCGGTTCTTCCCGAAGCGGGGGCGGCGTGCCGATGATCGACGGTGCGATGCAGTCGTTCGCACTGACGCTCGACAAGTTCCTCGAACATGCCGCGAAATGGCATCCCGAAGCCGAAGTCGTTTCCGCGCACGAAGGCGGGCGGACCGGGCGGATCGGCTATGCCGCGCTGATGGACCGCAGCCGGCGAGTGTCGTCGGTGCTGGCCGGGCTGGGCATTGTTGCGGGCGACCGGGTGGCGACGCTGGCGTGGAACAGTCAGGCGCATGTCGAGGCGTGGTATGCGATCATGGGCATGGGCGCGGTGTGCCACACGCTCAACCCGCGGCTGACCGGGGCGCAACTGGCGGCGATGACGGCGCAGTCGCAGGTGCGCATTCTGGTGGTCAGCGCCGATCTTGCCCCGCTCGCACGCGAGATCGCCGATCGGGTGTCGGCCATCACGCAGATATTGGTTATCGACGCGCCGCAGGGCTTTGCCGAAACGCCCGGCGTCCGCCTGCTCGAGCCGATGATCGCCGAGGCGAGCGGCGATGTGGTGTGGGGCGAGTTCGACGAGACGGCGCCGTCGGGGTTGTGCTTCACCTCGGGCACGACCGGCGCGCCGAAGGGGGTGACCTATACCCATCGGTCGAGTTTCCTCCACACGCTGCGGCTGTTGCAGACCGATGTGATGGCGATCTCGGGCAGCGACGCGGTGCTGGTCGTGGTGCCGATGTTCCACGCCAATGCCTGGGGCCTGCCGTTTGCGGTGCCTTCGGTGGGGGGCAAGCTGGTGCTGCCCGGGCGGCTGGCGGATGGCGCGAGCCTCGCGCGGCTGATCGAAGCCGAGAAAGTGACCGTCGCGGTGGGCGTGCCCACGGTGTGGCTGGGGCTGGTCGAGCATCTCGAGACGACCGGCGGTCAGGTGCCGTCGCTCCAGCGGATCATCATGGGCGGCGCGCCATTGCCGCCCGCGCTGATGACGCGGATCGAGACGCGGCTTGGCGTGAAGATCCAGACGAGCTGGGGCATGACCGAGCTGTCGCCCTCGGGCACGGTTTCGGCGCCGGGCGATCCTTCGCGATCGGCGCTGTCCGGGCGTCCGGCGATCGGGGTGGACCTGTTGCTGACCGATGCGGAAGGCGTGGCGCTGCCCGAGCAGCGCGATGTGGAGGGGCATTTGCGGGTGCGCGGGGCGGCGGTGATCGATCGCTATTTCGGGCATGACGAAACCGCGCTCGACGCCGATGGCTGGTTCGGCACGGGCGACCTCGCGCGGATCGACCGGCAGGGGAATCTTAGCATCACCGGCCGGGCGAAGGACCTGATCAAGTCGGGCGGCGAGTGGATCAATCCGGCCGAGATCGAAGCCGTGGTGGGCGCCATTCCCGAAGTGTCGCTGGCGGCGGTGATCGGCCGATCCGATCCCAAATGGGGCGAGCGGCCGATCCTGCTCGTGGAGACCCGCGGCGAAGAGGTGATCAGCGACGAGGCGCTGCTGGCCCCGCTTCAGGCGCGGTTCGCGCCGTGGTGGATCCCCGATGCGGTCTATCGCCTCTCCAACATGCCTCTGGCGTCGACGGGCAAGATCGACAAGATGCGCTTGCGATCCGAATACAGCAACGGCTGAGGGTGGACTTGTCCACACCCTTCGCCACCCGAAAGGCTGATTAGTGCCGGAAGACGTTAAAATGGCAGACGTGAAACCCCGCCGCAGCTCGAAAAAGGCCGAGCAGCGCGCCGAGATGATGGAACAGATTCTCGACGCAGCCGAGTATCTGTTCTCGAAGCATGGGCTGTACGGCGTCACCCTGAAGGACGTGGCCAAGCGAGTGGGCGTGCACCACACGCTGCTCAACTATTATTTCGAGGACAAGAAGAAGCTGTTCGACGCGGTGTTCGCGAGGCGGGCGGTGGTGACCAGCGAGCGGCGGATGCGAGCGCTGGACGATTATGACGCCGCGACCGGCGGCAAGCCCAGCGTGGAAGGCGCGCTGCGGGCGTTCCTCGATACCGACCTCGATTTGTATATCGAGGGCGGCGAGGGCTGGAAGAATTACGCCGCGCTGGGCGCGCAGGTGGCCAACGCGCCCGAATGGGGCGCCGAGTTGATGGACGAGCATTTCGATCCGGTCGTGCTGCGGCTCATCGACCTGCTGAAAAGGGCATTGCCCGATTGCAGCGAGGCCGATATTTTCTGGGGATATCATTTCGTTACGGGCGCGCTGATGCTCACGCTGGCGCGGACGGGGCGGATCGACAAGCTGTCGGGCGGGCTGTGCCGGTCGGACGATTTCGTAGCGGTGAAGGACCGGATGGCGTCGTTCATGGCGGCGGGGTTTCTGGCCGTGTGTGCCCGGGGGAACAGCGGGAACGAGACGCCGTAGTTTGCGAAGGTTGCGCACAATTTGCGCCCAAGATATTAACTCACCAGTTAGTGAGTTAGTTGCGAACCACGTGCGGAAGCGTGGATGACGAGAGGAATTCGGATGCCGTTTAAGACTGTCGAAGCCGGCGCGGCCGGCCAGCCGCTGGCCGGGCGGGTCGCGATCGTGACCGGAGCCGGAGGCGGGCTGGGCCGTGCCCATGCGCTGTTCCTGGCGCGGCAGGGCGCGCGGATCGTGGTCAACGATCTGGGGCAGGAAGCCGCGGACCAGGTCGCGGCGGAGATCGTCGCGGCGGGCGGCGAAGCGTTCGGTTTCGCGGCTTCGGTGACCGACGAACAGGCAGTTGCAGCCATGATAGTTGAGACTGTGTCGCGGTTCGGCCGGGTCGACATCCTGATCTGCAACGCGGGCATCCTGCGCGACAAGAGCTTCGCCAAGATGAGCCTCGACGATTTCCGCCTCGTGGTGGACGTGCATCTGATGGGTGCCGCGGTGTGCGCCAAGGCAGTTTGGGACGTGATGCGCGAGCAGAAATACGGCCGCATCGTAATGACAACTTCGTCGTCCGGATTGTACGGGAACTTCGGCCAGGCGAATTACGGCGCGGCGAAAATGGCGCTGGTCGGGCTAATGCAGACGCTGGCGATCGAGGGCGAGAAATACGGCATCCGCGTCAATTGCCTCGCGCCGACCGCCGCGACCGGGATGACCGAAGGCGTATTGTCGGGCGACAGCCTCGAACTGCTGAACCCGTCACTGGTGAGTCCGGGTTTGCTGGCGCTGGTGAGCGAGGATGCGCCGACGCGCGCGATCCTGTGCGCCGGGGCCGGTCACTTCGCGACGGCGAACGTGACCCTGACCCAGGGCTGCTATCTGGGCGCGGGAGATCAGGCCGGCGAGGCGCTGGTGCGCGAGTGGGACGCTGTGGCGGATCGGGTCGGGGAGATCGTGCCGGGGTACGGGTTCACGCAAGCCGAGCGCGAACTGGCGAGCGCGGGGTTTGAAGCGCCGGTGATGGCGCAGAGCTGAAGTTTTCGGGTCGCATTGTCCGAAATCACGGTCGGCGGGGCGGAAGCCTCGTCGGCCGTTTTTCTGTGAAGCTGCCATCGGATCAATCGCTTACATGTGTATCCTCGATCAAGCCCGGGGCACGCCTCCTGTGCTAGCTGCCGCAGCCGTAGATCGGAACCGTAACGACGTTCGCGCGCTGTGAAGGCAGGAGAAATGCATGACAGACTCTCTGTTTAAGCAAGCGAAGACCGGTATTCGCGGACTGGATGATGTGTTGGGCGGAGGCCTCGAACCGGCCCGTGCGTATCTGCTCGAAGGCAGCCCGGGCACCGGCAAGACGACGATCGCACTTCAATTTCTGATGACCGGCGCGGCGACCGACGAGCGTTGCCTCTACATAACGCTGTCCGAAACCGAGGACGAACTGCGCGCCACGGCCAGATCGCATGGCTGGGACTTACGGGGCATCGATATTTTCGAACTGGTGCCGCCGGAGAGCCTGCTGGACGAGCAGCAGCAGCAGAGCCTGCTCTATTCATCCGATCTCGAACTGGGCGAGACGACCCGGCGGATTTTCGAAGCATTTGAGGAGATCCGGCCGTCTCGCGTGGTGCTGGACAGCCTTTCCGAAATCCGGCTGCTTGCGCAGAGTTC
Above is a genomic segment from Sphingomonas sp. G-3-2-10 containing:
- a CDS encoding AMP-binding protein, with protein sequence MIDGAMQSFALTLDKFLEHAAKWHPEAEVVSAHEGGRTGRIGYAALMDRSRRVSSVLAGLGIVAGDRVATLAWNSQAHVEAWYAIMGMGAVCHTLNPRLTGAQLAAMTAQSQVRILVVSADLAPLAREIADRVSAITQILVIDAPQGFAETPGVRLLEPMIAEASGDVVWGEFDETAPSGLCFTSGTTGAPKGVTYTHRSSFLHTLRLLQTDVMAISGSDAVLVVVPMFHANAWGLPFAVPSVGGKLVLPGRLADGASLARLIEAEKVTVAVGVPTVWLGLVEHLETTGGQVPSLQRIIMGGAPLPPALMTRIETRLGVKIQTSWGMTELSPSGTVSAPGDPSRSALSGRPAIGVDLLLTDAEGVALPEQRDVEGHLRVRGAAVIDRYFGHDETALDADGWFGTGDLARIDRQGNLSITGRAKDLIKSGGEWINPAEIEAVVGAIPEVSLAAVIGRSDPKWGERPILLVETRGEEVISDEALLAPLQARFAPWWIPDAVYRLSNMPLASTGKIDKMRLRSEYSNG
- a CDS encoding TetR/AcrR family transcriptional regulator, whose product is MADVKPRRSSKKAEQRAEMMEQILDAAEYLFSKHGLYGVTLKDVAKRVGVHHTLLNYYFEDKKKLFDAVFARRAVVTSERRMRALDDYDAATGGKPSVEGALRAFLDTDLDLYIEGGEGWKNYAALGAQVANAPEWGAELMDEHFDPVVLRLIDLLKRALPDCSEADIFWGYHFVTGALMLTLARTGRIDKLSGGLCRSDDFVAVKDRMASFMAAGFLAVCARGNSGNETP
- a CDS encoding carboxylesterase family protein — translated: MKLLLGTALAAALVLPDPAMAQAPVVTAPAGTLRGAAVDGVNSFKGIPYALPPVGRRRWRAPVAMPAWKGERDATRFGAACIQPQARGTGIYNEVLPAMSEDCLSLNIWTPANAARAPVFVWIHGGALATGASSLSMYDGAALAKRGVIVVSINYRLGVLGYLAHPELSKESGQDVSGNYGLLDQVAALEWVKKNIGAFGGDAGNVTVAGESAGALSVMYLLASPRAKGLFAKAIAQSAYMISTPQLRTSPHGDVPAEGVGYWLMGKLGAENIAAMRGIDAEALTAAAVAAGYSPWGTVDGKILPRQLVDTFDRGEQAKVPLLTGFNSGEIRSLRILMPPVPADAATYEKAIRDRYGDLAEDFLKLYPSANLTESMLATPRDALYGWTSERMVRKQAAAGVPSYLYYFDHGYPAADSAGLHGFHASEIPYMFGTLDRTPQYWPKVPDTAAERQLSDAMVDYWTSFAKTGVPAAAGQSAWPAYGETRAYMYFAGAPRAATHLLPGMYELSEKVMCRRRAKGGIAWNWNFGVIAPVLPEAGAACR
- a CDS encoding SDR family NAD(P)-dependent oxidoreductase, with translation MPFKTVEAGAAGQPLAGRVAIVTGAGGGLGRAHALFLARQGARIVVNDLGQEAADQVAAEIVAAGGEAFGFAASVTDEQAVAAMIVETVSRFGRVDILICNAGILRDKSFAKMSLDDFRLVVDVHLMGAAVCAKAVWDVMREQKYGRIVMTTSSSGLYGNFGQANYGAAKMALVGLMQTLAIEGEKYGIRVNCLAPTAATGMTEGVLSGDSLELLNPSLVSPGLLALVSEDAPTRAILCAGAGHFATANVTLTQGCYLGAGDQAGEALVREWDAVADRVGEIVPGYGFTQAERELASAGFEAPVMAQS